The Hemibagrus wyckioides isolate EC202008001 linkage group LG15, SWU_Hwy_1.0, whole genome shotgun sequence genome window below encodes:
- the atp6ap1lb gene encoding ATPase H+ transporting accessory protein 1 like b encodes MAEHRLSMLLLLWLFVCMQPAWPFDQVPAILDRSLEVPPFQSIRIRPDGVGIESSSASHEETFSPAAENPLRKMLQPYGWHLHTQPRTKRKLLQSTSSGPYSPLSVAYNGKICILFKAKRLAIRYRNNTFLDLTERVFGPNASVDTKGSVCTKEKATLSLRLGDVEDIKGLAIRLQMSNTFYESVGQNWFTLDSVHIHYNWTHEATFNATEVYAPATYSYHCQHVSSLQKYDTLLVPSSHTDSSANWHITFTDFQIQAFNVQSNKFASASDCATFFTPAILMGLITSLILLLVLAYALHMVVHLKHIDRYEEHKTTVYFPRMPEAELPDKNSV; translated from the exons ATGGCTGAACACAGGCTCTCCATGCTTCTCCTGCTGTGGCTCTTTGTGTGCATGCAGCCAGCGTGGCCCTTTGATCAAGTGCCTGCAATCCTGGACAGGAG ctTGGAGGTCCCACCATTTCAAAGCATCAGAATCAGACCAG ATGGAGTAGGCATTGAAAGTTCAAGTGCTTCACATGAGGAGACTTTCTCGCCTGCAGCTGAAAACCCACTCCGAAAAATGTTGCAG CCCTATGGATGGCATTTGCACACTCAGCCCAGAACTAAAAGGAAGTTACTTCAGTCTACTAGCTCGGGGCCATACTCTCCTCTGAGTGTTGCTTATAATGGCAAGATATGCATCCTGTTCAAGGCCAAGAGGCTGGCTATTCgctacagaaacaacacttTTCTGGACTTAACAGAAAGGGTATTTGGACCCAATGCCTCTGTGGACACCAAAGGCTCTGTATGCACCAAAGAAAAAGCTAC CCTTTCTCTTCGCCTGGGAGATGTGGAGGACATTAAAGGACTTGCCATTAG GCTGCAAATGTCCAACACATTTTATGAGTCAGTAGGCCAGAACTGGTTCACTTTGGACAGTGTTCACATCCACTACAACTGGACCCACGAGGCTACTTTCAATGCCACTGAGGTCTACGCTCCCGCTACCTACTCATACCACTGCCAGCATGTCAGCAGCCTACAGAAATACGACACCTTACTGGTGCCCAGTTCCCACACAGATAGCTCTGCGAACTGGCACATCACTTTTACAGACTTCCAA ATACAAGCCTTCAACGTGCAATCCAACAAATTTGCCTCGGCCAGTGACTGCGCAACCTTCTTTACGCCAGCCATCCTGATGGGACTCATCACGTCTCTGATTCTGCTGCTGGTGTTGGCCTATGCCCTGCACATGGTAGTGCACCTCAAGCACATTGACCGATACGAAGAGCACAAGACCACTGTCTACTTCCCGCGTATGCCTGAGGCTGAGCTCCCTGACAAGAACAGTGTTTAG